The sequence CGTGGTGTAGTGCCCAATAGATTCTAATTGACACTTAAAGAATCCGCAGCTGTGCCCATGCGTCTGTGTCGCTCTTCACAAGTTTAAAAAGTGTGTTTGTGTTGGTTTCAATCTTGCTTTCTTCTTTTTGTTTGTCAATAGTTGATGGTTTTTAGGGATTTAGAAAATAGCGGATGCTTGCAAAGCCTTTTATTTGTAGAGTTTTCACAAGATCTACTTCGTTAGTGGAGATGATCCCACCCAAAGCAAAAATACGGGCTTTGAGTATGGAACTTAGGGCCTTGAAATAATCCAAACCTAAGGGGGGAGGCTTGTTTGGTGTGGCAAAAAGGGGACTTAGGGTGCAAAAGTCAATGCCTAAATCCAGGGCTTTTTGCACTTGTTCAACGCTGTGTGCGCTGTAAAAACTCTGTAAATTCTTAGGGATTTTAGGCGCAAAGTCTAAAGCATTACTCTTTAAATGCACGCCGTGAAAGCCGTGTTTGAGGGCGCAATCTAGGCTGTCTTGTGGGGTTTTTAAATTAACATAAGCCACAACCTTAAAAGCGGCACAAAGGTGCACAAAGGAAGCGCAAAGGGAGAAATTAATTGCCGGGTTAGTGGGTGAGCTCAAGTTTGTCTGCCTTAAACATGCGCGGCTAGGGGTGTGGGTTTTAAAAACCTGAGTCAAACACTCTTTGAACTCTTTTAAGCTAAGGTCTACAAAAGACTCTGGGATGATAAAATAAGACTCAAACATAAACACCAAAGGATTAAAATTAGTGGCGATCCTAGCACAAAATGCCAAACCCACCCACATTTTTATTACTATAAGAGCCCAAAGCCTTAGCATTCATCGGGGTTACCCATTA is a genomic window of Helicobacter sp. NHP19-012 containing:
- a CDS encoding thiamine phosphate synthase, which codes for MAYVNLKTPQDSLDCALKHGFHGVHLKSNALDFAPKIPKNLQSFYSAHSVEQVQKALDLGIDFCTLSPLFATPNKPPPLGLDYFKALSSILKARIFALGGIISTNEVDLVKTLQIKGFASIRYFLNP